GGGAGACGTTGCGTCCGTCGGTGTCGACGTCGTAGTGCTTGCTCTTGAGGTGCGAGACGACTTCGTGAATCGCGCTGTTGGGCGTCTCGGCCTCGGTCGAGCCCGCCAGGATCAGGGGAACGAGTGCCTCGTCGACGAGCACCGAGTCGGCTTCGTCGACCAGAACCACCTCGGGAACTGGAGCGACGAGTTCGTCCTCGTGCAGCGCCAGCTGGTCGCGCAGAACGTCGAAGCCGATCTCATTGACCGACGCGTACGTGACATCGGATTCGTATGCGGCGCGCCGCTCGTCACGAGTGGAGTGCTCGGAGATGGCTCCGACGGTCACGCCGAAGAGGTCGTACAGGGGACGCATCCACTCCGCATCGCGACCGGCGAGGTAGTCGTTCACCGAGACGACGTGCACGTGTTTTCCTTCGAGCGCGTACCCGATCGCCGCGATCGCGCCGGCAAGCGTCTTGCCTTCACCGGTCGCCATCTCCACGACATCGCCGTCGAGCATGCGGAGGGCGCCCTGCAACTGGACGTCGAACGGCGTCATCGACACCGCACGGGAGCCGCCCTCTCGGATCAGAGCGAGGAACTTCACCCGGCCGTCGACGGTCTCGATCTCGAGTTCAGCCGCCTCGCGTGCGAATTCATCGTCTTTGAGTTCCTGAGCCCACGACTCGTGCTCGTGTGACTGCTCGATCAACGAGATGGACTGCGACTGGTTGCGCGACGCCTGAGCGCCGAGCAGGCGCCACATGGCGTTCGAGAACTTACCCACTAGCTACCTGTTCCTCACGTGATGGTGGTGTCCGATCGTGATCTACCGTACGCGGCGCGGCGCATGATCGACCGGTGCGGCTGCACTACCGTTGCCGTCATGGAACACCGACACGATCGTGGCCCCATCCGCCGGACCCGGCTCCTCCCCGTGATCGCCGCCATCGGCGCATTGACACTCGGGGTCGCCTCGTGCGGTTCAGACTCGTCGTCCACGGCGTCGTCGACATCGGATCCCGCGGTGCTCGACGGCAAGACCTTCGTGTCGGACGACGCCACGAACAAGGTTGTGCCCGGCAACGGACCGCTCACTGTGTCGTTCGGCGCCAAAGGCCAGATCAGCGTGAACGGCGGCTGCAACGGACACGGCGGAACGGCGGCGTTCGAGGGCGAGACGATCACCGTCAGCGGCCTCGTCGGCACGATGATGGCCTGCCCGCCACCCCGCGACAAGGTCGACGGCTGGATCAACACGCTGTTCGAATCCCCTGTCACGTGGCGCCTGGACGGCCGAACACTTACGCTGACGGGCGACGACGTCACCCTCACCCTCAACGAACGCGTGACGCGTGCCGTCGCAGGGACCACGTGGACGGTCAAGGCGTTGGTCCGGAACGAAGCCGTTGAGAGCTCGGCGGTCATCGAGAGAGTCAAGCCGACCGTGCGGATCGGAGCCGACGGATCCTTCACCGGTTTCGCGGGCTGCAACCAGATGCACGGCGATGCGACGGTCGTCGGCTCCGGAAGCGAGCAGAAGGTCACCTTC
This genomic window from Gordonia sp. PDNC005 contains:
- a CDS encoding META domain-containing protein codes for the protein MEHRHDRGPIRRTRLLPVIAAIGALTLGVASCGSDSSSTASSTSDPAVLDGKTFVSDDATNKVVPGNGPLTVSFGAKGQISVNGGCNGHGGTAAFEGETITVSGLVGTMMACPPPRDKVDGWINTLFESPVTWRLDGRTLTLTGDDVTLTLNERVTRAVAGTTWTVKALVRNEAVESSAVIERVKPTVRIGADGSFTGFAGCNQMHGDATVVGSGSEQKVTFGPIATTRKMCPPEVMDVEQAVTAALDGEVTALVDGDELRLTNVKNPTIGLRLTAAPATAGN